CGCCATGATTCCTATTGGACGTGGTCAGCGCGAACTCATCATCGGCGATCGCCAAACCGGCAAAACCGCCATTGCGATTGATACTATCATCAATCAAAAGGGGCAGGGCGTTATCTGTATCTATGTCGCTATCGGCCAGAAAGGTTCCACGATTGCCCAGGTGGTGAAGACGCTGGAAGACAACGGCGCAATGGAACACACCATCGTCGTGTCATCCACCGCTGTTGAGCCGGCTCCGCTGCAATTCCTTGCGCCGTACGCTGGCGCCGCTATGGGCGAGTACTTCCGCGACAATGGCAAGCACGCTGTCTGTATCTATGACGACTTGACCAAGCACGCATGGGCATATCGTCAGATGTCGCTACTGCTTCGCCGTCCGCCGGGTCGTGAAGCCTATCCGGGTGACGTGTTCTACCTCCACTCCCGTTTGCTTGAACGCGCGGCTAAACTTAGCGATGCGCTGGGCGGAGGTTCGTTGACCGCACTCCCCATCATTGAAACCCAGGCGGGGGACGTGTCCGCTTACATTCCGACCAACGTGATTTCAATCACTGACGGTCAGATTTTCCTTGAATCGGAACTCTTCTATTCCGGCATTCGTCCCGCCATCAACGTCGGTATTTCAGTTTCACGTGTGGGTGGTAATGCGCAGATTAAAGCGATGCGTCAAGTGGCAGGAAAGCTGCGTCTCGACCTCGCACAGTATCGCGCCCTGGCGGCATTCGCGCAGTTCGCGTCCGACCTGGACAAGGCAACCAAAGCTCAGCTGACTCGTGGCGCCAAGCTCGTCGAAGTGCTCAAACAAGGTCAATACTCACCATGGCCCGTAGAAGAGCAGGTCGCCATTCTTTGGACTGCCGGCCAAGGCTATCTCGATGACGTTGAGGACCGCGATATTGCTCGTTTTCAAGCTGAATACATTAAGTATGTCCGCTCCGTCGGTGCACAGATTCTCGAAGGCATCCGCACGAAAAAGGCGCTTGATGACGATCTCACAGGCAAGCTGAAATCTCTGATTACTGACTTCAAAGCCACTTGGAATAAGTAGTTTCCACATGGGGGCGGCACGCTCGTGAAACGCCCGTCTGATTGGCTGCTCGCAGTAATTCTCGCTGTCGGCGTCTTCCTCTGGCAGCGAAGTTCGTTTGATCTCTGGCATATCGACCTCTTTCACATTCAGCTTGCATCCTATGCGTGGCATTCTGGTCAACCTGAGAGAATGTACACCGATTACGACGGATATGAACGTTGGATTGAGGATTGGTATCGCCCTCAAGCGGACCGACTCGGAGCGTGGGGTGATGAGAATGCCTACTTCTATCCGCCGTTCCTTGCCGGTGTGCTGTCGCCTGTGTCAGATGTCCACGTTTATGTCTGGCGGAATTCACTGTTCGCCATAAATGTAATTCTGCTCTTTGTCTTTGCGTCGCAAATCGTTCGTGCTGTGGGGACGGCATTCTCGTGGCGTGGTTTTCTGTGGGCATTCTCGCTCGTACTGCTGTGCTATCCGATGGCGCGAGCGACCAAGCTGGCGCAAATCGTACCTCTGCTCGCAGTGCTTTTTTGGGAAGGCCTTCTTCGTTTGAAATCCGCCCGTAAAGCGGCGACGGTATTAATTGGCGTTGTGATGGCGGTTAAGATCTTTCCGGCAGGCTGGGTGCTTCTCCCGCTCGTCAAGAGGCAATGGCGATTCGTTCTGGGTATTGCCGGGACCGTAGCTGCGATCTACATTCTTTCCATAACTCTCATGGGTTGGGACATTCACCTCAGATGGTGGGATGCCGTGAGGGAGTTTGGCAGCGTGGTCTATACGTACTTCGGTAATCAGTCGCCGGCAGGCTGGTTTACCAGAGCGGTGCTCGGCAAAAGTCTCTTGGGACAGAACTTCGATCCCTCTCCGCTCATTCAATTTGTCCGGGCTCTTTTTATTCTCGTCTTTCTCGGTGGAACTGTGCTTCTGCTTTGGGTTCATAGAAACTCGGAGTTGCCTTTTTCGCTGGAAAACGGCCTGATGATTTCCGGCCTGCTGCTTTCGCTGCCGGTGACTTGGGAACACTACTTCCTGTTCGTTTTGCCCGCCCTTGGTGCCTTGCTGTATTCAGAGTGGCGGCGCGGAAGAGTTGACACTCAGAGTATCCTGTTAATCGCGGCCGCTTTCTTCTTTACTATGAAGCTGACGCGATTCTACTCCGATTCTGACGTGGGCAAAATCGTCAGCGGAAGCCAATGTTTTGGCCTGATTCTGTTCTGGGTATATTGCGTCAAACGATTGAAAACCGAACAAGGACAAACTCGTATTGCCGGAATCTGATTCGTTTCCCATTTTGAATTTCCAATTTCTTATCTTCTGATATATGGCCGGTCTAAAAACCATTAAACGGCGCATTTCCAGCGTCAAGTCAACGCAGCAGGTCACGCGCGTCATGAAAATGGTCGCCGCCGCTAAACTGCGGCGTGCGCAGGAAAGTATGATGAATGCGCGGCCTTATTCATTGACGCTTCGCGAGGCCATACGAGATCTTTCTGCACACGTCGAGCGGTCGGCACACCCGCTTCTGGAAGTCCGTGAAGTGGATCATGTCGGCATCGTAGTGGTGACGGGAGACCGCGGACTTGCCGGAAGCTTCAATGTCAATATCCTGAAAAAGGCGCAGCAGATTATGCGCGAGAATGCACAGCATCATGTGCATCTCGTTACTGTCGGCAAGAAAGGTACGGAGTTCTTCGCGCGCCGGGGAGCCGATGTCACGGGCCGCATGTCGGGTTTCTTCAATCATCTTGACTTCAATCACGCCGTTGAACTCGGCGAGACTATTACGGCGCAATACTTGAACAGCACCATGGACCGCGTGTACGTGGTCTATAACGAGTTCAAATCTGTCATCCAGCAGCAGGT
This region of bacterium genomic DNA includes:
- a CDS encoding F0F1 ATP synthase subunit alpha: MSTKLKPEEITSILKEQIADYKSLSAVDEVGRVVYVGDGIARVYGLDKVMYGELVEFPGDIQGMALNLEEDNVGCVLFGSDTTVKEGDIVKRTGKVVQVPVGPELVGRVVNPLGQPLDGKGPINARIYNPVERIATGVVSRQPVKEPLQTGIKAIDAMIPIGRGQRELIIGDRQTGKTAIAIDTIINQKGQGVICIYVAIGQKGSTIAQVVKTLEDNGAMEHTIVVSSTAVEPAPLQFLAPYAGAAMGEYFRDNGKHAVCIYDDLTKHAWAYRQMSLLLRRPPGREAYPGDVFYLHSRLLERAAKLSDALGGGSLTALPIIETQAGDVSAYIPTNVISITDGQIFLESELFYSGIRPAINVGISVSRVGGNAQIKAMRQVAGKLRLDLAQYRALAAFAQFASDLDKATKAQLTRGAKLVEVLKQGQYSPWPVEEQVAILWTAGQGYLDDVEDRDIARFQAEYIKYVRSVGAQILEGIRTKKALDDDLTGKLKSLITDFKATWNK
- a CDS encoding DUF2029 domain-containing protein; the encoded protein is MKRPSDWLLAVILAVGVFLWQRSSFDLWHIDLFHIQLASYAWHSGQPERMYTDYDGYERWIEDWYRPQADRLGAWGDENAYFYPPFLAGVLSPVSDVHVYVWRNSLFAINVILLFVFASQIVRAVGTAFSWRGFLWAFSLVLLCYPMARATKLAQIVPLLAVLFWEGLLRLKSARKAATVLIGVVMAVKIFPAGWVLLPLVKRQWRFVLGIAGTVAAIYILSITLMGWDIHLRWWDAVREFGSVVYTYFGNQSPAGWFTRAVLGKSLLGQNFDPSPLIQFVRALFILVFLGGTVLLLWVHRNSELPFSLENGLMISGLLLSLPVTWEHYFLFVLPALGALLYSEWRRGRVDTQSILLIAAAFFFTMKLTRFYSDSDVGKIVSGSQCFGLILFWVYCVKRLKTEQGQTRIAGI
- the atpG gene encoding ATP synthase F1 subunit gamma, whose translation is MAGLKTIKRRISSVKSTQQVTRVMKMVAAAKLRRAQESMMNARPYSLTLREAIRDLSAHVERSAHPLLEVREVDHVGIVVVTGDRGLAGSFNVNILKKAQQIMRENAQHHVHLVTVGKKGTEFFARRGADVTGRMSGFFNHLDFNHAVELGETITAQYLNSTMDRVYVVYNEFKSVIQQQVTVEQLLPIVPDHEPVNAGTEIIFEPNQLAILNAILPKHVNVQLWRILLESFAAEMAARMTAMENATKNAGELIDSLTLTYNKARQAAITGEILEIVAGAEGLK